In the genome of Colletotrichum lupini chromosome 8, complete sequence, one region contains:
- a CDS encoding riboflavin transporter MCH5 produces MSQPLRSSQQNQVAPEGNHDMTRNHTTDRAENRDSKPEPQYNPSIDETIPNPEDEYPEGGLRAWSVVLGSWFASFSALGISNSVATIHAYISSHQLQGYSEGTIGWIFSMYMFLCFFCGIYIGPVFDKYGPKWLILSGPVCVVAAQMLLSISTQFWHFMLVFGVLNGVGASLLFTPSFAAVGHWFYHRRGLATGIASTGGCFGGIVYPMRLRALFERAGWAWAIRTVGFIVLVFCGAATLLIDRRLPPNPNASVHPNIRILRDPAFALTTLGIFLLEWSLFIPLTYISSYAIHKGFDIDFAYQIPTILNAGSVAGRILAGWFSDFAGPFNSNILALVLSIVACLAVWLPAGSSMAGIVVFVVLFGFASGNNISISPVCIGKLCKTESYGRYYATAYTAASFACLFDVPVAREIISAQNGEY; encoded by the exons ATGTCTCAACCACTGAGATCCTCTCAGCAGAACCAGGTCGCGCCTGAGGGAAATCACGACATGACTCGGAACCACACTACCGATAGGGCCGAAAACCGAGACTCGAAGCCGGAACCGCAGTACAACCCGAGCATCGACGAGACCATCCCGAACCCAGAAGATGAATACCCCGAAGGAGGCCTGCGAGCTTGGTCTGTCGTGCTAGGCTCCTGGTTCGCATCCTTCTCGGCCTTGGGCATCTCAAACAGCGTGGCGACCATCCACGCCTACATCAGCTCCCACCAGCTACAAGGTTACAGCGAAGGCACCATCGGCTGGATTTTCTCCATGTACATGTTCCTCTGCTTCTTCTGTGGGATCTACATTGGCCCCGTCTTTGACAAGTATGGCCCGAAGTGGTTGATCCTGTCCGGCCCCGTCTGTGTCGTGGCGGCTCAGATGTTGTTGAGCATCTCTACGC AGTTCTGGCACTTCATGCTCGTCTTCGGAGTCCTCAACGGCGTCGGCGCCTCCCTCTTGTTCACGCCGTCCTTCGCAGCCGTCGGTCACTGGTTCTACCACCGCAGAGGACTCGCCACCGGCATTGCTTCCACTGGAGGTTGTTTCGGAGGCATCGTATACCCCATGAGGCTCCGCGCCCTCTTCGAACGAGCTGGCTGGGCATGGGCGATCCGGACCGTTGGGTTCATCGTCCTCGTTTTCTGCGGGGCTGCGACCCTTCTCATCGACAGACGACTACCACCCAACCCCAACGCCTCGGTTCATCCCAACATCCGTATACTTCGTGATCCAGCATTTGCGTTGACTACGCTCGGCATCTTCCTCCTTGAGTGGTCGCTCTTCATTCCTCTCACGTACATATCGAGCTATGCCATTCATAAGGGCTTCGATATCGACTTTGCGTATCAAATCCCTACGATTCTGAATGCTGGAAGTGTAGCTGGACGTATCTTGGCAGGATGGTTCAGTGACTTTGCCGGGCCTTTCAACTCCAATATCCTGGCTCTTGTGCTGAGCATCGTCGCTTGCTTGGCCGTGTGGCTGCCGGCGGGCTCCTCTATGGCGGGCATCGTCGTCTTCGTGGTCCTGTTTGGCTTCGCTAGCGGGAATAACATTAGCATCAGCCCGGTTTGTATCGGCAAACTCTGCAAGACGGAGAGTTATGGGCGGTACTATGCGACGGCTTATACGGCGGCCTCCTTTGCTTGCCTTTTCGATGTGCCGGTAGCTAGAGAGATCATTTCTGCGCAAAACGGGGAATATTAG
- a CDS encoding ATP adenylyltransferase, producing the protein MASPITEASVLAAFDEKVRDGIVMYAEDMEKIYHEDGGFKFEFRLTAALKSKPAAVEDNAELDEADDNGPPSRTNASATSHANTRTQEDGKHRNNKITLDEEGNLPGGDISIAGFELTTVGGGGDEEATHVLAFNKFCAYRPHLLLLTADGRRRQFEGLDGRDLGAAVQVLGGLNLGWGGDADAGADGEEEKRREYLVIFNCGKEGGCSRLHKHMQVIPAPGAIPMWPDLVDAGSGTGAEAVGDGKQEPPFRYFIHRFSGTSPPSTKDLTAKYRAMLRQATELIPGREEVVEEDGDGRAVAVPHNVILGRRWIVVVPRVKAGVDGADVNAVGMLGVVWASRPETVGKWRELGARRVLGEVGVGR; encoded by the exons ATGGCTTCTCCGATAACCGAGGCCTCGGTCCTCGCTGCCTTTGATGAAAAGGTTCGTGACGGGATCGTGATGTACGCGGAGGACATGGAGAAGATTTATCACGAGGATGGAGGTTTCAAG TTTGAGTTCCGCTTAACGGCTGCGTTGAAAAGCAAGCCCGCCGCGGTAGAAGACAACGCGGAGCTAGACGAAGCAGACGACAATGGCCCTCCGTCTCGGACAAACGCAAGCGCAACCTCGCACGCCAACACTCGTACCCAAGAAGACGGCAAACACAGGAACAACAAGATCACCCTCGATGAAGAAGGAAACCTTCCCGGAGGCGACATCAGCATCGCGGGCTTCGAGCTCACGaccgtcggcggcggcggggatGAAGAGGCTACGCATGTGCTGGCGTTCAACAAGTTCTGCGCGTACAGGCCGCATCTTCTCCTCTTGACTGCCGATGGGAGGAGAAGGCAGTTTGAGGGGTTGGATGGGCGGGATCTAGGGGCTGCTGTTCAGGTTTTGGGAGGGTTGAATTTGGGGTGGGGAGGTGATGCTGATGCTGGTGCTGATGGTGAGGAAGAGAAGAGACGAGAGTACTTGGTCATCTTCAACTGTGGTAAGGAGGGCGGGTGTAGTCGGTTGCACAAGCATATGCAGGTTATCCCTGCACCGGGAGCGATTCCCATGTGGCCTGACCTCGTCGACGCCGGGTCCGGGACAGGGGCGGAAGCGGTCGGTGACGGGAAGCAAGAGCCGCCGTTCCGGTACTTCATCCACCGCTTTAGCGGCACATCGCCACCCTCGACAAAGGACCTCACGGCGAAATACAGAGCCATGCTCCGCCAGGCGACGGAGCTGATTCCCGGCCGGGAGGAGGTTGTCGAGGAGGACGGGGACGGGAGGGCCGTGGCGGTGCCGCATAATGTTATTCTCGGACGGCGGTGGATTGTTGTGGTTCCGAGGGTGAAGGCGGGCGTTGACGGGGCGGATGTGAATGCTGTTGGTATGCTTGGTGTCGTGTGGGCTTCGAGGCCGGAGACGGTGGGGAAGTGGAGGGAGCTGGGGGCGAGGAGGGTGCTTGGGGAGGTTGGCGTTGGGAGGTAA